In a genomic window of Nodosilinea sp. PGN35:
- a CDS encoding glycosyltransferase family 10 domain-containing protein, with product MTRPIVGMLSSYGSLTQCDWLWKQTPEPFGVWGNMQLQSQDPKPDYLLLYQFNFHERLAPKPQSKSQRLFSALPFAKPAVPLDVQNQLPPQFSQVPKERTAFLLREPPLPEVRHQNLLNYAYARDHCGYVSGPDDSAPTPAYMPAIWYVNVSFRELNEAPPPEKHSPCSWITSGINRTESHRQRLAFLQQLQESGVPVEVYGRDLPPGTRTAGELSNKWSGMAPYTYNLAIENFADNDWYASEKLWDALLAWCLPIYYGGGAADKLLPPGSFLRLPSLDAKGIEYIREVTASPDAWLEARDAIAEARQVILHKLNLMNWLSEWVGSGE from the coding sequence ATGACCCGCCCCATTGTCGGCATGCTCTCTAGCTACGGTAGCCTCACCCAGTGCGACTGGCTGTGGAAGCAAACGCCCGAGCCCTTTGGGGTATGGGGCAACATGCAGCTGCAATCCCAGGATCCTAAGCCCGACTATCTTTTGCTCTACCAGTTCAACTTTCACGAACGGTTGGCCCCCAAACCCCAGTCAAAGTCCCAGCGGTTGTTCAGCGCCCTGCCCTTTGCCAAGCCCGCTGTTCCCTTAGATGTGCAGAACCAGTTACCCCCACAGTTCAGTCAGGTGCCCAAGGAACGCACGGCTTTTTTGCTGCGCGAGCCGCCTCTGCCGGAGGTGCGGCATCAAAACCTGCTCAACTACGCCTACGCCCGCGACCACTGCGGCTACGTCTCTGGCCCCGACGACTCGGCCCCCACCCCGGCCTACATGCCTGCCATCTGGTACGTGAATGTGTCATTTCGCGAGCTGAACGAAGCGCCGCCCCCCGAAAAGCACAGCCCCTGTAGCTGGATCACCTCCGGCATCAACCGCACCGAGAGCCACCGCCAGCGCCTCGCCTTTTTGCAGCAGCTTCAGGAGAGTGGCGTGCCCGTCGAGGTTTACGGACGCGACTTGCCCCCCGGCACCCGCACCGCCGGAGAACTCAGCAACAAGTGGTCGGGTATGGCCCCCTACACCTACAACCTGGCGATCGAAAACTTTGCCGACAACGACTGGTACGCCAGCGAGAAACTCTGGGATGCGCTGCTGGCCTGGTGTCTACCCATCTACTACGGCGGCGGCGCGGCGGATAAACTGCTGCCCCCCGGCAGTTTTCTGCGCCTGCCCAGCCTGGATGCCAAGGGCATTGAGTACATCCGTGAGGTGACGGCCAGCCCCGATGCCTGGCTGGAGGCGAGGGATGCGATCGCTGAAGCCCGCCAGGTAATTCTCCACAAGCTGAACCTGATGAACTGGCTGTCGGAGTGGGTGGGGAGTGGGGAGTAG
- a CDS encoding glycosyltransferase family 4 protein: MPRPYLFFIRDTLPQPAAHLIQTVQCANAAAHLGYPTQLAFVDRSATAWQPWRWVSPQPQPVDDAFARFFNLQTGKLNSLELLPLAMPWPIDRVKHKLTNASTVACKYYWPLHLAARTALVHTRDWNFAKAALKQGVPVVFECHHHLENPFEPEMATHPLLQVVVTVIDTVKESIIRNGVPAKKVVTVPNGFNSQFLARHPEAAQGWRDRLLTPPFTQLVVYAGALHEFKGVDLLLEIASQFPQVKFALAGGPAEQQQHYRDRIADLGIANVDVLGFLGQHDLAHLLQAADALAHPHLLGQAATFTSPLKLFDYLASGTPVVATRIPSLENWPLTDQIAAWCHPNQPQAFADSLRQVLAQHPRPAEGFAPNLDALRPYSWEARIEKILSHVESQYHPQLLGENP; this comes from the coding sequence ATGCCCCGCCCCTACCTCTTCTTCATCCGCGACACCCTACCCCAGCCCGCCGCCCACCTGATTCAAACCGTGCAGTGCGCCAACGCCGCCGCCCACCTGGGCTACCCCACCCAGCTCGCCTTTGTCGATCGCAGCGCGACCGCCTGGCAACCCTGGCGCTGGGTCAGCCCACAGCCTCAGCCAGTGGATGATGCCTTCGCCCGATTTTTCAACCTTCAAACTGGGAAGCTAAATTCGCTGGAACTGCTGCCTCTGGCCATGCCCTGGCCCATCGACCGAGTTAAGCACAAGCTCACCAACGCCAGCACCGTGGCCTGTAAATACTACTGGCCGCTGCACCTGGCCGCCCGCACCGCCCTCGTCCACACCCGCGACTGGAACTTTGCCAAGGCCGCCCTGAAGCAGGGGGTGCCCGTGGTGTTTGAGTGCCACCATCACCTCGAAAACCCCTTTGAACCTGAGATGGCGACCCATCCCCTCTTGCAGGTGGTGGTGACGGTGATCGACACGGTGAAGGAGAGCATCATTCGCAACGGGGTGCCCGCGAAAAAGGTGGTTACGGTACCTAACGGATTTAACTCGCAGTTTTTGGCGCGGCATCCAGAAGCGGCGCAGGGGTGGCGCGATCGCCTGCTCACCCCACCCTTCACCCAGCTCGTCGTCTATGCCGGAGCCCTGCACGAGTTCAAAGGCGTCGATTTACTGCTGGAAATTGCGTCCCAGTTTCCCCAGGTGAAGTTTGCCCTGGCCGGTGGCCCCGCCGAGCAGCAGCAGCACTACCGCGATCGCATCGCCGACCTGGGCATAGCGAACGTGGACGTGCTGGGATTTTTAGGCCAGCACGACCTGGCCCACCTGCTGCAAGCCGCCGATGCCCTGGCCCATCCCCATCTACTGGGCCAGGCCGCCACCTTTACCTCGCCCCTCAAGCTGTTCGACTACCTGGCCTCGGGCACGCCGGTCGTAGCCACCCGCATTCCCTCGCTGGAGAACTGGCCTCTGACCGACCAGATCGCCGCCTGGTGCCACCCCAACCAGCCCCAAGCCTTTGCCGATAGTCTGCGGCAGGTGCTCGCCCAGCATCCTCGCCCGGCTGAGGGCTTTGCCCCCAACCTAGACGCCCTACGGCCCTACTCCTGGGAAGCCCGGATCGAGAAAATTTTGTCCCACGTAGAATCCCAATACCATCCCCAACTGCTGGGGGAAAACCCATGA
- a CDS encoding SPFH domain-containing protein has product MSDSSPEQPNRVYAKPTEGHVSLGRGVRQVLFFVPMAALFAVLFLGLAPRQRPAGLTTGVVVAVVWSVVVGGVRVAAEWERGVILQLGKIQGVRGPGLMYVVPVLESVQFIDTRTLVINIPRQKVITRDNVPAEIDSALFFQVSDAQKAVISIQDFRFAVSQYAQAALRDVVGGLSLDELLSEREQIQTQIGAIVEAQVQEWGMHIDSIRLQDIELPEDLKRMMSRQASAEREKRATITKADGDRLAAQSLAAAAQIMAANPIALELRTLQSIDGLGASPSNTVILFPLELSQALGNLRVSQPAED; this is encoded by the coding sequence ATGAGCGATTCATCTCCTGAGCAGCCTAACCGAGTCTACGCCAAACCCACCGAAGGCCACGTTTCCCTGGGGCGCGGCGTGCGGCAGGTGTTGTTTTTTGTGCCGATGGCAGCGTTGTTTGCCGTGCTCTTTTTGGGGCTGGCTCCCCGTCAGCGCCCCGCCGGACTGACGACGGGTGTGGTGGTGGCCGTGGTCTGGAGTGTGGTGGTCGGCGGTGTGCGGGTGGCGGCGGAATGGGAGCGGGGGGTGATTTTGCAGCTGGGCAAAATTCAGGGGGTGCGGGGGCCGGGGCTGATGTACGTGGTGCCGGTGCTGGAGTCGGTGCAGTTTATCGACACCCGCACCCTGGTCATCAACATTCCGCGCCAGAAGGTGATCACCCGCGACAATGTGCCCGCTGAGATCGACAGTGCTCTGTTTTTTCAGGTGAGTGATGCGCAAAAAGCGGTGATTTCAATTCAGGATTTTCGCTTTGCGGTGTCGCAGTATGCCCAGGCGGCCCTGCGAGATGTGGTGGGCGGCCTGTCCCTCGACGAGCTGCTGTCGGAGCGCGAGCAGATTCAGACTCAGATTGGGGCGATCGTAGAGGCCCAGGTGCAGGAGTGGGGCATGCACATCGACTCGATTCGCCTGCAAGACATTGAGCTGCCCGAAGATCTAAAGCGGATGATGTCGCGTCAGGCGTCGGCGGAGCGGGAGAAGCGGGCCACCATTACTAAGGCCGATGGCGATCGCCTCGCCGCCCAGAGCCTCGCCGCCGCCGCCCAGATTATGGCGGCCAACCCCATCGCCCTGGAGCTGCGCACCCTGCAAAGCATCGACGGCCTGGGGGCGAGTCCGTCCAACACGGTGATTTTGTTTCCGCTAGAGCTGTCCCAGGCGCTGGGCAATCTGCGCGTTAGCCAGCCCGCTGAGGACTAG
- a CDS encoding glycosyltransferase, producing MLDHRPQPPVSTSEPLDSGPARPRVSIVVSDLSTRGAGRWGGAVRPFLLAQALQSMGYPVEIAGFCPGSDGPSSVSVGPRADIPLHSIALPSACLGPSAGGELLRHLSGDILYAYKLKPSSFGLALLHRLRHRRPVILDIDDWELSWHGGDRYRYRPSLPQLARDVLKPNGALRHCDHPLYLRWAERLVANADLVTTHNTFLQRRFGGVIVPNGKDTELFNPDRYDPEASRAAYGLADYRVLMFPGAPRPYKGVEDLLAALELLDQPDLKLVIVGGSPYDDYDRTLLERWGQHIIHLGKQPAGEMPRVIAAAHVVVVPQRQTPAAQAQFPLKLTDGMAMAKPILATRVGDIPAILDGCGYLAEADAPAQLAAQIAAIFADYDRALELGRRGRDRTLTHYSMAAMGTALHQAIQQNIVAKMPWRSHVLGHPNPP from the coding sequence ATGCTCGACCACCGCCCCCAGCCCCCGGTGAGCACATCTGAACCTCTGGATTCTGGCCCGGCCCGGCCCAGAGTCTCGATTGTGGTCAGCGATCTATCAACCCGTGGAGCGGGGCGTTGGGGGGGGGCAGTCCGACCGTTCTTGCTGGCCCAGGCGCTGCAGAGCATGGGTTATCCGGTAGAAATCGCTGGTTTTTGCCCTGGGAGTGATGGCCCCAGCTCAGTCTCAGTTGGCCCACGGGCCGACATCCCTCTGCACAGCATCGCGCTACCCTCGGCCTGCCTCGGCCCCAGCGCTGGGGGAGAGCTACTTCGACACCTCAGCGGCGATATTCTCTACGCCTACAAGCTCAAGCCCAGCAGCTTTGGCCTGGCGCTACTCCACCGTCTGCGCCACCGCCGTCCGGTTATTCTAGACATTGACGACTGGGAGCTGAGCTGGCACGGGGGCGACCGCTACCGCTACCGTCCCTCCCTCCCGCAGCTGGCGCGGGATGTGCTGAAACCCAACGGGGCTCTGCGCCACTGCGACCATCCCCTCTACCTGCGGTGGGCAGAGCGGCTGGTGGCTAACGCCGATCTGGTCACCACCCACAACACCTTCTTGCAGCGGCGTTTTGGCGGGGTGATTGTCCCCAACGGCAAAGACACCGAGCTATTTAACCCCGACCGCTACGACCCCGAAGCCAGCCGCGCCGCCTACGGTCTGGCCGACTACCGGGTGCTGATGTTTCCCGGTGCGCCCCGCCCCTACAAGGGCGTAGAAGATCTGCTGGCGGCCCTGGAGCTTTTGGATCAGCCCGACCTCAAGCTGGTGATTGTCGGCGGCAGCCCCTACGACGACTACGATCGCACCCTGCTGGAGCGCTGGGGCCAGCACATTATTCACCTGGGCAAGCAGCCCGCCGGGGAGATGCCCAGGGTGATTGCCGCCGCTCACGTGGTGGTGGTACCCCAGCGCCAGACTCCCGCCGCCCAGGCCCAGTTTCCGCTCAAGCTCACCGACGGTATGGCGATGGCGAAACCGATTCTGGCCACGCGGGTGGGCGATATACCCGCTATTCTCGACGGCTGCGGCTATCTGGCGGAGGCCGACGCCCCGGCGCAGCTGGCGGCGCAGATTGCCGCCATTTTTGCCGACTACGACCGAGCCCTGGAGCTGGGGCGGCGAGGGCGCGATCGCACCCTCACCCACTACAGCATGGCCGCCATGGGCACAGCTCTGCACCAGGCGATTCAGCAGAACATTGTTGCCAAGATGCCTTGGCGAAGCCATGTCCTAGGACATCCCAACCCACCCTGA
- a CDS encoding transposase yields MGRSRYRTIESYPHFLTCTVVNWLPVFSHPQFAQMVLESLRFLHTEGRLILHSYVILENHLHLVASGDQLAKEVGKFKSFTARSIIDCLHEQPKANLLQQLKAAKLPHKTGQCYQLWQEGSHPQALTSPDMARQKIEYIHNNPVARGYVDEPGHWRYSSYRSYLGQQGLIDIKPLEL; encoded by the coding sequence ATGGGCCGTTCAAGGTATCGCACTATTGAAAGCTATCCACATTTTTTGACTTGTACTGTGGTCAACTGGCTGCCAGTTTTCAGCCATCCCCAATTCGCCCAAATGGTGTTGGAGTCCCTCCGTTTTCTACATACTGAAGGTCGCCTCATTTTGCATAGCTACGTCATTCTTGAAAATCATCTGCATCTGGTTGCCTCAGGAGATCAGCTTGCGAAAGAAGTTGGCAAGTTCAAATCATTCACCGCTCGATCGATTATTGACTGCCTGCATGAGCAGCCAAAAGCTAATCTCCTACAGCAATTGAAAGCAGCAAAGCTACCTCACAAAACCGGACAGTGCTATCAGCTGTGGCAGGAAGGATCGCATCCGCAAGCCTTAACCTCGCCAGATATGGCGCGACAGAAAATTGAATACATCCACAACAACCCAGTCGCCAGAGGCTATGTAGATGAACCGGGTCATTGGCGCTATTCCAGTTATCGCAGCTATTTAGGACAGCAAGGGTTAATCGACATAAAACCCCTTGAGCTTTAG
- the gloA gene encoding lactoylglutathione lyase — protein sequence MRLLHTMLRVGNLDRSLTFYCDVLGMTLLRKKDYPGGEFTLAFVGYGDEADHTVLELTHNWGTESYDLGDAYGHIALGVDDIYETCDRIKAQGGQVVREPGPMKHGSTVIAFVQDPDGYKVELIQMGTSEGHRKATEPEMAVS from the coding sequence ATGCGATTACTCCACACCATGCTGCGGGTCGGCAACCTCGATCGCTCCCTCACGTTTTACTGCGATGTGCTGGGCATGACGCTGCTGCGCAAAAAAGATTACCCCGGCGGCGAGTTTACCCTGGCCTTTGTGGGCTACGGCGATGAGGCCGACCACACCGTGCTAGAGCTGACCCACAACTGGGGCACAGAGTCCTACGATTTGGGCGATGCCTATGGCCACATTGCCCTGGGGGTAGACGATATTTACGAAACCTGCGATCGCATCAAAGCCCAGGGCGGCCAGGTGGTACGCGAGCCCGGCCCCATGAAGCACGGCTCAACGGTGATCGCCTTTGTGCAAGACCCCGACGGCTACAAGGTAGAGCTGATCCAAATGGGTACCTCTGAGGGGCACCGCAAAGCCACCGAGCCCGAGATGGCGGTTAGCTAA
- a CDS encoding DEAD/DEAH box helicase, with amino-acid sequence MLDLAQIFPFPLDDFQHEAIDALNADKSVVVCAPTGSGKTLVGEYAIHRALAHSKRVFYTTPLKALSNQKLRDFRDQFGYDNVGLLTGDLSINRDAPVVVMTTEIFRNMLYGTRIGETGTTLQQVEAVVLDECHYMNDRQRGTVWEESIIYCPPEIQLLALSATVENSGQLTDWLQKVHGPTELIYSDFRPVPLQFHYCTGKRLVPLLDASQKAINPQLKKQRAPQRQPGRRGSGRVSLPFVVGQLQERDMLPAIYFIFSRRGCDKAVDEVSHLSLVTDEEAQELKLRIDTFLAHNPDAGRAGQVGPLYRGIAAHHAGILPLWKGLVEELFQAGLIKVVFATETLAAGINMPARTTVIASLSKRTDMGHRLLTSSEFLQMAGRAGRRGMDLQGHVVTVESPFEGSREAVHLATSGADPLVSQFTPGYGMVLNLLQTHTLDEAKDLIERSFGQYLATLHLVPQQQEIDRLEGAIAHQQAQLAAFDEGLLAEYAKLKEHLKEERRLLKTLQQQAAQVLAEDVGKMVPFAIAGTLLSLKGKHIPVSEPVPAVLVTKVQGSGQFPYLVCLTQTNQWCVVTAADVVGLHADIPRLQSVDTLAPPSELAPSPGKRCRGDDYTAALAATIATPPTLEMLAPEVQDQLDRMREVEQALATHPASQWENAKGLLKRQKRLRDLEAEWRDRKQKLAQYTGRYWQEFLHIMEVLKHFGGLADNRPTELGEMAAAIRGDNELWLALALESGEFDQLTAAQLAAACAALVTENSRPDSWCRYRLSGTVEEALGGLHSLRRQLYQQQHRRHITAPIWLEYDLVGLVEQWANGVDWVTLCDNTSLDEGDIVRILRRTLDVLSQIPHVPYIGDSLRTAARDAKDLMNRFPVNEEIG; translated from the coding sequence GTGCTAGACCTCGCCCAAATCTTTCCCTTTCCCCTCGACGATTTTCAGCACGAGGCCATAGACGCTCTCAACGCCGATAAATCCGTGGTGGTGTGTGCCCCCACCGGTTCCGGCAAAACACTGGTGGGCGAATACGCCATCCACCGGGCCTTGGCCCACAGCAAGCGGGTGTTTTATACCACCCCGCTCAAGGCACTCTCCAACCAAAAGCTGCGCGACTTTCGCGACCAGTTTGGCTACGACAATGTGGGTTTGCTGACCGGAGATCTGTCAATTAACCGCGACGCTCCGGTGGTGGTGATGACCACCGAAATCTTTCGCAACATGCTCTACGGCACCCGGATTGGCGAGACCGGCACGACTCTGCAACAGGTGGAGGCCGTGGTGCTCGACGAATGCCACTACATGAACGATCGCCAGCGCGGCACCGTGTGGGAAGAGTCGATCATCTACTGCCCGCCCGAAATTCAGCTGCTGGCCCTCTCCGCCACCGTCGAAAACTCGGGTCAGCTCACTGACTGGCTGCAAAAAGTCCACGGCCCCACCGAGCTAATTTATTCCGACTTTCGCCCGGTGCCTTTGCAGTTTCACTACTGCACCGGCAAGCGATTGGTGCCCCTGCTCGATGCCTCTCAAAAAGCGATCAACCCCCAGCTCAAAAAGCAGCGCGCCCCCCAGCGCCAGCCCGGTCGGCGCGGCAGCGGGCGGGTGAGTCTGCCCTTTGTGGTGGGTCAGCTGCAAGAGCGCGACATGCTGCCCGCCATCTATTTTATTTTTAGCCGCCGGGGCTGCGACAAAGCGGTGGATGAGGTTAGCCACCTGTCACTGGTCACCGACGAGGAAGCGCAGGAACTCAAGCTCCGCATTGACACCTTTCTCGCCCACAACCCCGACGCCGGACGGGCGGGTCAGGTGGGGCCGCTGTACCGGGGCATTGCCGCCCACCACGCAGGCATTTTGCCCCTGTGGAAGGGGCTGGTGGAAGAACTGTTTCAGGCGGGGCTGATCAAGGTGGTGTTTGCCACCGAAACCCTGGCGGCAGGCATCAACATGCCCGCCCGCACCACTGTCATCGCCAGCCTCTCGAAGCGCACCGACATGGGCCACCGCCTGCTCACCTCCTCAGAGTTTTTGCAGATGGCGGGGCGCGCCGGGCGGCGGGGGATGGATCTTCAGGGCCACGTGGTCACGGTCGAAAGCCCCTTTGAGGGGTCGCGGGAGGCGGTGCACCTGGCGACATCGGGGGCCGACCCGTTGGTCAGCCAGTTTACCCCCGGCTACGGCATGGTGCTCAACCTGCTGCAAACCCACACCCTCGACGAGGCAAAGGATCTGATCGAGCGCAGCTTTGGCCAATATCTGGCCACCCTGCACCTGGTGCCTCAGCAGCAGGAAATTGACCGGCTGGAGGGGGCGATCGCCCATCAGCAGGCCCAGCTCGCCGCCTTTGACGAAGGGCTGCTGGCCGAGTACGCCAAACTCAAAGAGCACCTCAAAGAAGAACGGCGACTGCTGAAAACGTTGCAGCAGCAGGCAGCCCAGGTGCTGGCCGAGGATGTGGGCAAGATGGTGCCCTTTGCGATCGCCGGTACCCTGCTCTCCCTCAAGGGCAAGCACATTCCCGTCAGCGAGCCGGTGCCCGCCGTGCTGGTCACCAAGGTGCAGGGCTCAGGTCAGTTCCCCTACCTGGTGTGTCTGACGCAAACCAACCAGTGGTGCGTCGTCACCGCCGCCGATGTGGTCGGCCTCCACGCCGACATTCCCCGCTTGCAGTCGGTCGATACCCTGGCTCCGCCCAGCGAGCTGGCCCCCAGCCCCGGCAAGCGCTGCCGGGGCGACGACTACACCGCCGCCCTGGCCGCCACCATCGCCACCCCGCCCACCCTGGAGATGCTCGCCCCCGAGGTGCAGGATCAGCTCGATCGCATGCGCGAGGTCGAGCAGGCCCTGGCCACCCACCCCGCCAGCCAGTGGGAGAACGCCAAGGGGCTGCTCAAGCGCCAGAAGCGGCTGCGCGACCTGGAGGCAGAATGGCGCGATCGCAAACAAAAACTCGCCCAGTACACAGGCCGCTACTGGCAAGAATTTCTCCACATTATGGAGGTGCTGAAGCACTTCGGCGGCCTGGCCGACAACCGCCCCACCGAGCTGGGGGAGATGGCCGCCGCCATTCGCGGCGACAACGAGCTGTGGCTGGCCCTGGCCCTAGAGTCCGGGGAGTTTGACCAGCTCACTGCCGCCCAGCTGGCCGCCGCCTGCGCCGCCCTGGTCACCGAAAACTCACGCCCCGACAGCTGGTGCCGCTACCGCCTCTCCGGCACCGTAGAAGAAGCCCTGGGCGGGCTGCACAGCCTGCGCCGCCAGCTTTACCAGCAGCAGCACCGCCGCCACATTACCGCCCCCATCTGGCTGGAATACGACCTGGTGGGCTTGGTAGAGCAGTGGGCTAACGGGGTTGACTGGGTAACGCTGTGCGACAACACCAGCCTCGACGAGGGCGACATTGTTCGCATTCTGCGCCGCACCCTGGATGTGCTGTCGCAGATTCCCCACGTGCCCTACATTGGCGACAGCCTGCGCACCGCCGCCCGCGACGCCAAAGACCTGATGAACCGCTTCCCGGTCAACGAAGAGATCGGCTAG
- a CDS encoding ABC transporter ATP-binding protein, whose protein sequence is MSAQKLLFGYAKRYPWRILAAIGLGFSGAVFNGVGTTLIVPAVFELLGTGGGGATAIALPPLLERLLEPVLGIPGPGRAVLMLSFIVLTILLKNLANYLSSVTTEGLTRRLTCDLRRDGLDLLLKVDIDYHNTMRTGDIIQRLNDQIGRAVTSINAVINLLRASLNILFFTLVLLSISGSLTLAAVVLMAGVLLLNRYVIARAREYGKALAEASKDYSVRTLEMLNGMRLVKATANEAAEFAQVEALIERREQAALRSQMNAAIIGPLNEILSILALVAIILISQFWLGSGSAASATLLLTFLFVLSRVVQFLGQLNSARSQLANSAASVDLVYDFLRRDNKAFMLQGSRPLTTLQLGITFEGIAFRYPTAKDWSLQDITLTLPRGTTLALVGASGAGKSTLADLLPRFYDPVAGRIAIDGVDLREFDLGSLRRAMGIVSQDTFLFNATVRDNIAYAQPAATDAEVVQAARRANAYDFISQLPQGFDTVVGDRGVMLSGGQRQRIAIARALLQNPPILILDEATSALDTVSEQLVQAALEDLSRDRTTLVIAHRLSTIRKADQIAVLDQGRVVELGTHDELLQKQGRYTYLYTVQFAQETGSCPTSPAITGTDSYDLRSGLNVVLGSLQLIADGLVEDGPETEELVQEAYRAALNLLPTLEAVEKQTAATDNPPASPRPHLPPPPPPPAPMS, encoded by the coding sequence ATGTCTGCCCAAAAACTCCTCTTCGGCTACGCAAAACGCTACCCCTGGCGCATTTTGGCCGCCATCGGGCTGGGCTTTTCGGGGGCGGTGTTTAACGGGGTGGGCACCACGCTGATTGTGCCAGCGGTGTTTGAGCTGTTGGGTACCGGCGGCGGCGGTGCGACGGCGATTGCCCTTCCCCCCCTGCTAGAGCGGCTGCTGGAGCCGGTTTTGGGCATTCCCGGCCCAGGGCGAGCGGTGCTGATGCTGAGCTTTATTGTGCTCACCATTTTGCTCAAAAACCTGGCCAACTACCTCAGCAGCGTCACCACCGAAGGGCTCACCCGCCGCCTCACCTGCGACCTGCGCCGCGACGGCCTCGACCTGCTGCTCAAAGTCGATATCGACTACCACAACACCATGCGCACCGGGGATATAATCCAGCGGCTGAACGACCAGATTGGCCGGGCGGTGACCTCGATCAACGCGGTGATTAACCTGCTGCGGGCGTCGCTGAATATTTTGTTTTTTACCCTGGTGCTGCTGTCGATCTCGGGGTCGCTGACTCTGGCGGCGGTGGTGTTAATGGCCGGGGTGCTGCTGCTCAACCGCTACGTGATCGCCCGCGCCCGCGAGTACGGCAAGGCCCTGGCGGAGGCTTCTAAGGACTACTCGGTGCGTACCTTAGAGATGCTCAACGGCATGCGCCTGGTGAAAGCCACCGCCAACGAGGCCGCCGAATTTGCCCAGGTGGAAGCGCTAATTGAGCGGCGGGAGCAGGCGGCCCTGCGATCGCAGATGAATGCCGCCATTATCGGCCCCCTGAACGAAATTCTCAGCATTTTGGCCCTGGTGGCGATTATTCTCATCAGCCAGTTCTGGCTGGGCAGCGGCTCGGCGGCCTCGGCCACCCTGCTGCTGACCTTTTTGTTTGTGCTGTCGCGGGTGGTGCAGTTTTTGGGGCAGCTCAACTCGGCCCGCAGCCAGCTGGCCAACAGCGCCGCCAGCGTTGACCTGGTCTACGACTTTTTGCGCCGCGACAACAAGGCGTTTATGCTCCAGGGCAGCCGCCCCCTCACTACCCTGCAATTGGGCATCACCTTCGAAGGCATCGCCTTTAGATATCCCACCGCCAAGGATTGGTCGCTACAAGACATCACCCTGACGCTGCCCAGGGGTACCACCCTGGCCCTGGTGGGAGCCTCCGGCGCGGGCAAGTCTACCCTGGCCGATCTGCTGCCCCGCTTCTACGACCCGGTAGCGGGCCGCATCGCCATCGACGGCGTCGATCTGCGCGAGTTTGACCTGGGCAGCCTGCGCCGCGCCATGGGCATTGTCAGCCAGGACACGTTTTTGTTTAACGCCACCGTGCGCGACAACATTGCCTACGCCCAGCCTGCGGCCACCGACGCCGAGGTGGTGCAAGCGGCGCGGCGGGCCAACGCCTACGACTTTATCAGCCAGCTGCCCCAGGGCTTTGACACGGTGGTGGGCGATCGCGGCGTCATGCTCTCGGGCGGCCAGCGCCAGCGCATCGCCATTGCCCGCGCCCTGCTGCAAAACCCGCCAATTTTGATCCTTGATGAAGCCACCAGCGCCTTAGATACGGTGTCGGAGCAATTGGTGCAGGCGGCCCTGGAGGATCTGAGCCGCGATCGCACCACCCTGGTGATCGCCCATCGCCTCTCCACCATTCGCAAAGCCGACCAAATCGCCGTGCTCGACCAGGGCCGCGTGGTCGAACTCGGCACCCACGACGAACTGCTGCAAAAACAGGGCCGCTACACCTACCTCTACACCGTGCAGTTCGCCCAAGAAACTGGCTCCTGCCCCACCTCCCCTGCAATCACCGGCACCGACTCCTACGACCTGCGATCGGGCCTTAACGTCGTCCTCGGCTCCCTCCAGCTAATCGCCGACGGCCTGGTCGAAGACGGCCCCGAAACCGAAGAACTCGTCCAAGAAGCCTACCGCGCCGCCCTCAACCTGCTCCCCACCCTCGAAGCCGTCGAAAAACAAACCGCCGCCACCGACAATCCTCCCGCCTCCCCCCGCCCCCACCTCCCCCCGCCCCCACCTCCCCCCGCCCCCATGTCT